One genomic region from Streptomyces sp. NBC_00582 encodes:
- a CDS encoding ATP-binding protein — protein sequence MGDTVVHLHKDTTSAEPSPVTTLTVVPDPAPPAPVPLWVRSGRAVKTAVTHERTRTAARAAARHTLYVAGGARIVARRAWDARTPARYERGMRAAEAAGNYEAAMEWEERGQRFREARHRRRMDLLHSPVDAAKGALVGTGMGIGGLVALGVVLAIANKDVTDVITPVMAVIEFIRLMITIVSVVWGPLVTLGPFLALLALWAVGSKQQAAPAWVMPAHVRNGEGEPITPSIVVKALRDLGIPAMRNAIKEMGDAGASMLSPIVIAGCGVEVDVTLPSGVSTNEIQQRRRKLAENLSRHEHEVFITIPTAARTVRLWVADSGALDEPIGPSPLVTDETLTGDYAKGRAPWGQDLRGDAAAISLYQRHFLITGLSNQGKTAALRALALWLALDRSVQFLMGDLKGAGDWAMFDGLATVLIQGPTDEHVIEVTEMVEGAVDEMNRRLQAPPGTAFPPLIVLVDEAQQAFMCPAVDDEKRPYGGSKATSRYFMAVRKIHNQGRAVNVLMWQGTQDPTDQNLPKLVREGAHTRASLALGTESQARMALGDKAVDGGAAPNLLRPGLDKGTVVVASDGIEIPAGQASITVRTHYISTDDAHVIADRAKALRDGVTTLHAIERGQERDPLADIAAALGDASRVPTTDVLKRLAALNEDAYGTWTNGDLKRVLDAHGAEPYKSDGRMVVARERVLRALANRDSDGSASADG from the coding sequence ATGGGTGACACCGTCGTCCACCTGCACAAAGACACCACCTCCGCCGAACCGTCCCCGGTGACCACGCTGACCGTGGTCCCCGACCCCGCCCCGCCCGCCCCCGTCCCGCTGTGGGTCCGCTCCGGGCGCGCCGTGAAGACGGCGGTCACGCACGAGCGCACCCGCACCGCCGCGCGTGCCGCCGCCCGCCACACCCTCTACGTGGCCGGCGGGGCGCGGATCGTGGCCCGCCGCGCGTGGGACGCCCGCACCCCTGCCCGCTACGAGCGCGGTATGCGCGCGGCGGAAGCCGCGGGGAACTACGAGGCCGCGATGGAGTGGGAGGAGCGCGGGCAGCGCTTCCGCGAGGCACGCCACCGCCGCCGCATGGACCTGCTCCACTCGCCCGTGGACGCCGCCAAGGGCGCCCTGGTCGGCACCGGCATGGGCATAGGCGGTCTGGTCGCCCTCGGGGTCGTCCTGGCCATCGCGAACAAGGACGTCACCGACGTCATCACCCCGGTCATGGCGGTCATCGAGTTCATCCGCCTGATGATCACCATCGTGTCCGTGGTGTGGGGGCCGCTGGTCACCCTGGGCCCGTTCCTCGCCCTGCTCGCCCTGTGGGCGGTCGGCAGCAAGCAGCAGGCCGCGCCCGCGTGGGTCATGCCCGCGCACGTCCGCAACGGCGAGGGTGAGCCGATCACCCCGTCCATCGTGGTCAAGGCCCTGCGCGACCTCGGCATCCCCGCCATGCGCAACGCCATCAAGGAGATGGGCGACGCCGGCGCCTCCATGCTCTCCCCCATCGTGATCGCCGGATGCGGCGTGGAAGTCGACGTCACCCTCCCTTCGGGGGTGTCGACGAACGAGATCCAGCAGCGTCGCCGCAAGCTCGCCGAGAACCTCTCCCGGCACGAACACGAGGTGTTCATCACCATCCCGACCGCCGCGCGCACGGTGCGGCTGTGGGTCGCCGACTCCGGGGCACTGGATGAGCCGATCGGCCCGTCCCCGCTGGTCACCGACGAGACGCTGACCGGCGACTACGCCAAGGGCCGCGCGCCGTGGGGTCAGGACCTGCGCGGGGATGCCGCCGCGATCAGCCTGTATCAGCGGCACTTCCTGATCACGGGTCTGTCCAACCAGGGCAAGACCGCCGCGCTGCGGGCGCTCGCGCTGTGGCTCGCTTTGGACCGGTCGGTTCAGTTCCTGATGGGTGACCTGAAGGGCGCCGGCGACTGGGCCATGTTCGACGGCCTGGCCACGGTGCTGATCCAGGGCCCGACGGATGAGCACGTGATCGAGGTGACCGAGATGGTTGAGGGCGCGGTCGACGAGATGAACCGCCGTCTCCAGGCCCCGCCCGGCACCGCGTTCCCGCCGCTGATCGTGCTGGTCGACGAAGCGCAGCAGGCGTTCATGTGCCCGGCCGTGGACGACGAGAAGCGGCCCTACGGCGGCTCGAAGGCCACGTCCCGCTACTTCATGGCCGTCCGCAAGATCCACAACCAGGGCCGTGCGGTCAACGTGCTGATGTGGCAGGGCACACAGGACCCCACCGACCAGAACCTCCCCAAGCTCGTACGGGAGGGCGCGCACACCCGTGCCTCACTCGCCCTGGGCACGGAGTCTCAGGCCCGCATGGCGCTGGGAGACAAGGCGGTCGACGGCGGGGCCGCGCCGAACCTGCTGCGCCCCGGCCTGGACAAGGGCACGGTCGTGGTCGCGTCCGACGGCATCGAGATCCCGGCCGGACAGGCGTCCATCACGGTCCGGACCCACTACATCAGCACCGACGACGCGCACGTGATCGCCGACCGGGCGAAGGCCCTGCGGGACGGCGTCACCACGCTGCACGCGATCGAGCGGGGCCAGGAGCGTGACCCGCTCGCCGACATCGCCGCCGCCCTCGGCGACGCGTCCCGGGTGCCGACCACCGACGTCCTCAAGCGGCTCGCCGCGCTGAACGAGGACGCCTACGGGACGTGGACGAACGGGGACCTCAAGCGCGTCCTGGACGCCCACGGGGCGGAGCCCTACAAGTCCGACGGCCGCATGGTCGTCGCCCGCGAACGCGTCCTGCGCGCACTCGCCAACCGCGACTCCGACGGTTCCGCTTCCGCCGACGGATAG